From Pongo pygmaeus isolate AG05252 chromosome 2, NHGRI_mPonPyg2-v2.0_pri, whole genome shotgun sequence, a single genomic window includes:
- the BRPF1 gene encoding peregrin isoform X1 encodes MGVDFDVKTFCHNLRATKPPYECPVETCRKVYKSYSGIEYHLYHYDHDNPPPPQQTPLRKHKKKGRQSRPANKQSPSPSEVSQSPGREVMSYAQAQRMVEVDLHGRVHRISIFDNLDVVSEDEEAPEEAPENGSNKENTETPAATPKSGKHKNKEKRKDSNHHHHHNVSASTTPKLPEVVYRELEQDTPDAPPRPTSYYRYIEKSAEELDEEVEYDMDEEDYIWLDIMNERRKTEGVSPIPQEIFEYLMDRLEKESYFESHNKGDPNALVDEDAVCCICNDGECQNSNVILFCDMCNLAVHQECYGVPYIPEGQWLCRRCLQSPSRAVDCALCPNKGGAFKQTDDGRWAHVVCALWIPEVCFANTVFLEPIDSIEHIPPARWKLTCYICKQRGSGACIQCHKANCYTAFHVTCAQQAGLYMKMEPVRETGANGTSFSVRKTAYCDIHTPPGSARRLPALSHSEGEEDEDEEEDEGKGWSSEKVKKAKAKSRIKMKKARKILAEKRAAAPVVSVPCIPPHRLSKITNRLTIQRKSQFMQRLHSYWTLKRQSRNGVPLLRRLQTHLQSQRNCDQVGRDSEDKNWALKEQLKSWQRLRHDLERARLLVELIRKREKLKRETIKVQQIAMEMQLTPFLILLRKTLEQLQEKDTGNIFSEPVPLSEVPDYLDHIKKPMDFFTMKQNLEAYRYLNFDDFEEDFNLIVSNCLKYNAKDTIFYRAAVRLREQGGAVLRQARRQAEKMGIDFETGMHIPHSLAGDEATHHTEDAAEEERLVLLENQKHLPVEEQLKLLLERLDEVNASKQSVGRSRRAKMIKKEMTALRRKLAHQRETGRDGLERHGPSSRGSLTPHPAACDKDGQTDSAAEESSSQETSKGLGPNMSSTPAHEVGRRTSVLFSKKNPKTAGPPKRPGRPPKNRESQMTPSHGGSPVGPPQLPIMSSLRQRKRGRSPRPSSSSDSDSDKSTEDPPMDLPANGFSGGNQPVKKSFLVYRNDCSLPRSSSDSESSSSSSSSAASDRTSTTPSKQGRGKPSFSRGTFPEDSSEDTSGTENEAYSVGTGRGVGHSSKFPCPRPGMLGTQCQGLASPPAADPPPLPHSCEVVRKSLGRGAGWLSEDEDSPLDALDLVWAKCRGYPSYPALIIDPKMPREGMFHHGVPIPVPPLEVLKLGEQMTQEAREHLYLVLFFDNKRTWQWLPRTKLVPLGVNQDLDKEKMLEGRKSNIRKSVQIAYHRALQHRSKVQGEQSSETSDSD; translated from the exons ATGGGGGTGGACTTTGATGTGAAGACTTTCTGCCACAACTTGCGGGCGACTAAGCCACCATACGAGTGCCCGGTGGAGACCTGCCGAAAGGTCTACAAGAGTTACAGTGGTATTGAGTACCACCTGTACCACTATGACCACGACAACCCACCACCCCCACAACAGACTCCACTCCGCAAGCACAAGAAGAAGGGGCGCCAGTCACGCCCAGCCAACAAGCAGTCACCCAGCCCCTCAGAGGTCTCACAGTCACCAGGCCGTGAGGTGATGAGCTATGCACAGGCCCAGCGCATGGTGGAGGTAGACTTGCATGGCCGCGTCCACCGCATCAGCATCTTTGACAACTTGGATGTTGTGTCAGAGGATGAGGAAGCCCCCGAGGAGGCCCCTGAGAATGGCAGCAACAAGGAGAACACTGAGACACCAGCTGCTACTCCCAAGTCAGGCAAACATAAGAACAAGGAGAAGCGCAAGGACtccaaccatcaccaccaccacaatgtTTCTGCGAGCACCACTCCCAAGCTGCCAGAGGTGGTCTACCGGGAGCTGGAACAGGACACCCCTGATGCCCCACCCCGGCCAACTTCCTATTACCG GTACATCGAGAAGTCTGCAGAGGAGCTGGACGAGGAAGTAGAGTATGACATGGACGAGGAGGACTACATCTGGCTGGATATCATGAATGAGCGTCGGAAGACAGAGGGTGTAAGTCCCATCCCGCAGGAGATCTTTGAGTACCTAATGGACCGACTGGAGAAGGAGTCGTACTTTGAGAGTCATAATAAAGGCGACCCTAATGCGCTAGTGGACGAGGATGCTGTTTGCTGTATCTGCAATGATGGTGAGTGCCAGAACAGCAATGTCATCCTCTTCTGTGACATGTGCAACCTGGCCGTGCACCAGGAGTGCTACGGTGTCCCCTATATCCCTGAGGGCCAGTGGCTGTGCCGCCGTTGTCTGCAGTCACCCTCTCGTGCTGTGGATTGTGCCCTGTGCCCCAACAAGGGCGGTGCCTTCAAGCAGACAGATGACGGGCGCTGGGCCCATGTGGTGTGTGCCTTGTGGATCCCTGAGGTCTGCTTCGCCAACACGGTCTTCCTAGAGCCTATTGACAGCATTGAGCACATCCCACCAGCTCGCTGGAAGCTCACCTGCTACATTTGCAAACAACGGGGCTCAGGGGCCTGCATCCAGTGCCACAAGGCCAACTGTTACACAGCTTTCCATGTGACATGCGCCCAGCAGGCTGGCCTTTACATGAAGATGGAGCCTGTGCGGGAGACAGGCGCCAACGGCACCTCTTTCAGTGTCCGCAAGACAGCCTACTGTGACATCCACACGCCTCCAGGTTCAGCACGCCGACTGCCTGCCCTGTCCCACAGCGAGGGTGAGGAGGatgaagatgaggaggaggatgagggtaAGGGCTGGAGCTCAGAGAAAGTCAAGAAGGCCAAGGCCAAGTCCCGGATCAAAATGAAGAAGGCACGGAAGATCCTGGCAGAGAAGCGGGCAGCAGCACCTGTGGTGTCAGTGCCCTGCATCCCACCACACAG gcttagtAAAATCACCAACCGCCTGACCATCCAAAGGAAGAGCCAGTTCATGCAGAGGCTGCACAGCTACTGGACACTGAAGCGGCAGTCACGGAATGGGGTCCCATTGCTACGTCGCCTGCAgacacacctgcagtctcagaGGAACTGTGACCAAGTTGGG AGAGATTCTGAGGATAAGAACTGGGCCCTTAAAGAACAGCTCAAGTCCTGGCAGCGGCTCCGGCATGACTTGGAGCGAGCTCGGCTGCTGGTGGAATTGATCCGCAAGCGGGAAAAACTCAAAAGGGAGACG ATCAAGGTTCAGCAGATTGCCATGGAGATGCAGCTGACCCCTTTCCTCATCCTCCTTCGCAAAACCTTGGAGCAGCTCCAAGAGAAGGACACAGGCAACATCTTCAGCGAGCCGGTCCCTCTGTCTGAG gtACCTGACTACCTAGACCACATCAAAAAGCCCATGGACTTTTTCACCATGAAGCAGAACTTGGAGGCTTACCGCTACCTGAATTTTGATGATTTTGAGGAGGACTTCAACCTCATCGTCAGCAACTGCCTCAAGTATAACGCCAAGGACACCATCTTCTACCGGGCAGCAGTGCGGCTTCGTGAGCAGGGTGGTGCTGTGCTCCGCCAGGCCCGGCGCCAGGCAGAAAAAATGGGCATTGACTTTGAGACGGGCATGCATATCCCCCACAGCCTGGCTGGAGATGAGGCCACACACCACACTGAAGATG CAGCCGAGGAAGAGCGGCTGGTCTTGCTGGAGAACCAGAAGCACCTGCCAGTGGAAGAGCAGCTGAAGCTGCTTCTGGAGCGGCTGGATGAAGTAAATGCCAGCAAGCAGAGTGTGGGCCGCTCACGGCGTGCGAAGATGATCAAGAAAGAGATGACGGCACTGCGGCGGAAGCTTGCGCATCAGCGAGAGACGGGACGTGATGGCCTTGAGCGGCATGGCCCCTCGAGCCGGGGCAGTCTGACACCCCACCCGGCAGCCTGTGACAAGGATGGGCAGACAGATAGTGCGGCAGAGGAGAGCAGCAGCCAGGAGACAAGCAAAG GCCTGGGTCCCAACATGTCCTCAACCCCCGCACATGAGGTGGGCAGGAGAACCTCAGTTCTGTTCTCCAAAAAGAACCCGAAGACAGCTGGACCGCCCAAGAGGCCGGGCCGGCCCCCCAAAAACCGGGAGAGCCAGATGACCCCCAGCCACGGAGGCAGTCCTGTGGGGCCCCCCCAGCTCCCCATCATGAGTTCCCTGCGTCAGCGCAAGCGGGGTAGGAGCCCCCGGCCCAGTTCGAGCTCAGACAGCGACAGTGATAAGTCCACAGAAGACCCCCCAATGG ACTTACCAGCCAATGGCTTCAGCGGTGGAAACCAGCCAGTGAAGAAGAGTTTCTTGGTATACCGTAATGACTGCAGCCTTCCCCGGAGCAGCTCAGACTCTGAGTCCAGCAGCAGTAGCAGTAGCAGCGCTGCCTCAGACCGGACCAG CACAACGCCCTCAAAACAAGGCCGGGGCAAACCCTCCTTCTCTCGGGGCACTTTCCCAGAGGACAGCAGTGAGGATACCTCAGGCACTGAGAATGAGGCCTACTCCGTGGGCACTGGCCGCGGCGTGGGCCACAGCAGTAAGTTCCCTTGCCcaaggccagggatgctgggGACCCAGTGTCAGGGTCTCGCCAGCCCCCCAGCCGCTGATCCACCCCCTCTCCCCCATTCCTGTGAAGTGGTAAGGAAGAGTCTGGGCCGGGGAGCTGGCTGGCTGTCAGAGGATGAGGACTCCCCGCTGGATGCTCTGGACCTCGTGTGGGCCAAATGCCGGGGGTATCCATCATACCCAGCTCTG ATCATTGATCCAAAGATGCCCCGAGAAGGTATGTTCCACCATGGGGTTCCCATCCCTGTGCCCCCACTGGAGGTGCTGAAACTTGGGGAGCAGATGACCCAGGAAGCCCGAGAGCATCTCTACCTCGTCCTCTTCTTTGACAACAAACGAACCTG GCAGTGGCTGCCCAGGACCAAGCTGGTTCCTCTGGGTGTGAACCAGGACCTAGACAAGGAGAAGATGCTGGAGGGCCGCAAGTCCAACATCCGCAAGTCAGTACAGATTGCCTACCACAGGGCTCTGCAGCACCGCAGCAAGGTGCAAGGCGAGCAGAGCAGTGAGACCAGCGATAGTGATTGA
- the BRPF1 gene encoding peregrin isoform X6 yields the protein MGVDFDVKTFCHNLRATKPPYECPVETCRKVYKSYSGIEYHLYHYDHDNPPPPQQTPLRKHKKKGRQSRPANKQSPSPSEVSQSPGREVMSYAQAQRMVEVDLHGRVHRISIFDNLDVVSEDEEAPEEAPENGSNKENTETPAATPKSGKHKNKEKRKDSNHHHHHNVSASTTPKLPEVVYRELEQDTPDAPPRPTSYYRYIEKSAEELDEEVEYDMDEEDYIWLDIMNERRKTEGVSPIPQEIFEYLMDRLEKESYFESHNKGDPNALVDEDAVCCICNDGECQNSNVILFCDMCNLAVHQECYGVPYIPEGQWLCRRCLQSPSRAVDCALCPNKGGAFKQTDDGRWAHVVCALWIPEVCFANTVFLEPIDSIEHIPPARWKLTCYICKQRGSGACIQCHKANCYTAFHVTCAQQAGLYMKMEPVRETGANGTSFSVRKTAYCDIHTPPGSARRLPALSHSEGEEDEDEEEDEGKGWSSEKVKKAKAKSRIKMKKARKILAEKRAAAPVVSVPCIPPHRLSKITNRLTIQRKSQFMQRLHSYWTLKRQSRNGVPLLRRLQTHLQSQRNCDQVGRDSEDKNWALKEQLKSWQRLRHDLERARLLVELIRKREKLKRETIKVQQIAMEMQLTPFLILLRKTLEQLQEKDTGNIFSEPVPLSEVPDYLDHIKKPMDFFTMKQNLEAYRYLNFDDFEEDFNLIVSNCLKYNAKDTIFYRAAVRLREQGGAVLRQARRQAEKMGIDFETGMHIPHSLAGDEATHHTEDAEEERLVLLENQKHLPVEEQLKLLLERLDEVNASKQSVGRSRRAKMIKKEMTALRRKLAHQRETGRDGLERHGPSSRGSLTPHPAACDKDGQTDSAAEESSSQETSKGLGPNMSSTPAHEVGRRTSVLFSKKNPKTAGPPKRPGRPPKNRESQMTPSHGGSPVGPPQLPIMSSLRQRKRGRSPRPSSSSDSDSDKSTEDPPMDLPANGFSGGNQPVKKSFLVYRNDCSLPRSSSDSESSSSSSSSAASDRTSTTPSKQGRGKPSFSRGTFPEDSSEDTSGTENEAYSVGTGRGVGHSMVRKSLGRGAGWLSEDEDSPLDALDLVWAKCRGYPSYPALIIDPKMPREGMFHHGVPIPVPPLEVLKLGEQMTQEAREHLYLVLFFDNKRTWQWLPRTKLVPLGVNQDLDKEKMLEGRKSNIRKSVQIAYHRALQHRSKVQGEQSSETSDSD from the exons ATGGGGGTGGACTTTGATGTGAAGACTTTCTGCCACAACTTGCGGGCGACTAAGCCACCATACGAGTGCCCGGTGGAGACCTGCCGAAAGGTCTACAAGAGTTACAGTGGTATTGAGTACCACCTGTACCACTATGACCACGACAACCCACCACCCCCACAACAGACTCCACTCCGCAAGCACAAGAAGAAGGGGCGCCAGTCACGCCCAGCCAACAAGCAGTCACCCAGCCCCTCAGAGGTCTCACAGTCACCAGGCCGTGAGGTGATGAGCTATGCACAGGCCCAGCGCATGGTGGAGGTAGACTTGCATGGCCGCGTCCACCGCATCAGCATCTTTGACAACTTGGATGTTGTGTCAGAGGATGAGGAAGCCCCCGAGGAGGCCCCTGAGAATGGCAGCAACAAGGAGAACACTGAGACACCAGCTGCTACTCCCAAGTCAGGCAAACATAAGAACAAGGAGAAGCGCAAGGACtccaaccatcaccaccaccacaatgtTTCTGCGAGCACCACTCCCAAGCTGCCAGAGGTGGTCTACCGGGAGCTGGAACAGGACACCCCTGATGCCCCACCCCGGCCAACTTCCTATTACCG GTACATCGAGAAGTCTGCAGAGGAGCTGGACGAGGAAGTAGAGTATGACATGGACGAGGAGGACTACATCTGGCTGGATATCATGAATGAGCGTCGGAAGACAGAGGGTGTAAGTCCCATCCCGCAGGAGATCTTTGAGTACCTAATGGACCGACTGGAGAAGGAGTCGTACTTTGAGAGTCATAATAAAGGCGACCCTAATGCGCTAGTGGACGAGGATGCTGTTTGCTGTATCTGCAATGATGGTGAGTGCCAGAACAGCAATGTCATCCTCTTCTGTGACATGTGCAACCTGGCCGTGCACCAGGAGTGCTACGGTGTCCCCTATATCCCTGAGGGCCAGTGGCTGTGCCGCCGTTGTCTGCAGTCACCCTCTCGTGCTGTGGATTGTGCCCTGTGCCCCAACAAGGGCGGTGCCTTCAAGCAGACAGATGACGGGCGCTGGGCCCATGTGGTGTGTGCCTTGTGGATCCCTGAGGTCTGCTTCGCCAACACGGTCTTCCTAGAGCCTATTGACAGCATTGAGCACATCCCACCAGCTCGCTGGAAGCTCACCTGCTACATTTGCAAACAACGGGGCTCAGGGGCCTGCATCCAGTGCCACAAGGCCAACTGTTACACAGCTTTCCATGTGACATGCGCCCAGCAGGCTGGCCTTTACATGAAGATGGAGCCTGTGCGGGAGACAGGCGCCAACGGCACCTCTTTCAGTGTCCGCAAGACAGCCTACTGTGACATCCACACGCCTCCAGGTTCAGCACGCCGACTGCCTGCCCTGTCCCACAGCGAGGGTGAGGAGGatgaagatgaggaggaggatgagggtaAGGGCTGGAGCTCAGAGAAAGTCAAGAAGGCCAAGGCCAAGTCCCGGATCAAAATGAAGAAGGCACGGAAGATCCTGGCAGAGAAGCGGGCAGCAGCACCTGTGGTGTCAGTGCCCTGCATCCCACCACACAG gcttagtAAAATCACCAACCGCCTGACCATCCAAAGGAAGAGCCAGTTCATGCAGAGGCTGCACAGCTACTGGACACTGAAGCGGCAGTCACGGAATGGGGTCCCATTGCTACGTCGCCTGCAgacacacctgcagtctcagaGGAACTGTGACCAAGTTGGG AGAGATTCTGAGGATAAGAACTGGGCCCTTAAAGAACAGCTCAAGTCCTGGCAGCGGCTCCGGCATGACTTGGAGCGAGCTCGGCTGCTGGTGGAATTGATCCGCAAGCGGGAAAAACTCAAAAGGGAGACG ATCAAGGTTCAGCAGATTGCCATGGAGATGCAGCTGACCCCTTTCCTCATCCTCCTTCGCAAAACCTTGGAGCAGCTCCAAGAGAAGGACACAGGCAACATCTTCAGCGAGCCGGTCCCTCTGTCTGAG gtACCTGACTACCTAGACCACATCAAAAAGCCCATGGACTTTTTCACCATGAAGCAGAACTTGGAGGCTTACCGCTACCTGAATTTTGATGATTTTGAGGAGGACTTCAACCTCATCGTCAGCAACTGCCTCAAGTATAACGCCAAGGACACCATCTTCTACCGGGCAGCAGTGCGGCTTCGTGAGCAGGGTGGTGCTGTGCTCCGCCAGGCCCGGCGCCAGGCAGAAAAAATGGGCATTGACTTTGAGACGGGCATGCATATCCCCCACAGCCTGGCTGGAGATGAGGCCACACACCACACTGAAGATG CCGAGGAAGAGCGGCTGGTCTTGCTGGAGAACCAGAAGCACCTGCCAGTGGAAGAGCAGCTGAAGCTGCTTCTGGAGCGGCTGGATGAAGTAAATGCCAGCAAGCAGAGTGTGGGCCGCTCACGGCGTGCGAAGATGATCAAGAAAGAGATGACGGCACTGCGGCGGAAGCTTGCGCATCAGCGAGAGACGGGACGTGATGGCCTTGAGCGGCATGGCCCCTCGAGCCGGGGCAGTCTGACACCCCACCCGGCAGCCTGTGACAAGGATGGGCAGACAGATAGTGCGGCAGAGGAGAGCAGCAGCCAGGAGACAAGCAAAG GCCTGGGTCCCAACATGTCCTCAACCCCCGCACATGAGGTGGGCAGGAGAACCTCAGTTCTGTTCTCCAAAAAGAACCCGAAGACAGCTGGACCGCCCAAGAGGCCGGGCCGGCCCCCCAAAAACCGGGAGAGCCAGATGACCCCCAGCCACGGAGGCAGTCCTGTGGGGCCCCCCCAGCTCCCCATCATGAGTTCCCTGCGTCAGCGCAAGCGGGGTAGGAGCCCCCGGCCCAGTTCGAGCTCAGACAGCGACAGTGATAAGTCCACAGAAGACCCCCCAATGG ACTTACCAGCCAATGGCTTCAGCGGTGGAAACCAGCCAGTGAAGAAGAGTTTCTTGGTATACCGTAATGACTGCAGCCTTCCCCGGAGCAGCTCAGACTCTGAGTCCAGCAGCAGTAGCAGTAGCAGCGCTGCCTCAGACCGGACCAG CACAACGCCCTCAAAACAAGGCCGGGGCAAACCCTCCTTCTCTCGGGGCACTTTCCCAGAGGACAGCAGTGAGGATACCTCAGGCACTGAGAATGAGGCCTACTCCGTGGGCACTGGCCGCGGCGTGGGCCACAGCA TGGTAAGGAAGAGTCTGGGCCGGGGAGCTGGCTGGCTGTCAGAGGATGAGGACTCCCCGCTGGATGCTCTGGACCTCGTGTGGGCCAAATGCCGGGGGTATCCATCATACCCAGCTCTG ATCATTGATCCAAAGATGCCCCGAGAAGGTATGTTCCACCATGGGGTTCCCATCCCTGTGCCCCCACTGGAGGTGCTGAAACTTGGGGAGCAGATGACCCAGGAAGCCCGAGAGCATCTCTACCTCGTCCTCTTCTTTGACAACAAACGAACCTG GCAGTGGCTGCCCAGGACCAAGCTGGTTCCTCTGGGTGTGAACCAGGACCTAGACAAGGAGAAGATGCTGGAGGGCCGCAAGTCCAACATCCGCAAGTCAGTACAGATTGCCTACCACAGGGCTCTGCAGCACCGCAGCAAGGTGCAAGGCGAGCAGAGCAGTGAGACCAGCGATAGTGATTGA
- the BRPF1 gene encoding peregrin isoform X5 — MGVDFDVKTFCHNLRATKPPYECPVETCRKVYKSYSGIEYHLYHYDHDNPPPPQQTPLRKHKKKGRQSRPANKQSPSPSEVSQSPGREVMSYAQAQRMVEVDLHGRVHRISIFDNLDVVSEDEEAPEEAPENGSNKENTETPAATPKSGKHKNKEKRKDSNHHHHHNVSASTTPKLPEVVYRELEQDTPDAPPRPTSYYRYIEKSAEELDEEVEYDMDEEDYIWLDIMNERRKTEGVSPIPQEIFEYLMDRLEKESYFESHNKGDPNALVDEDAVCCICNDGECQNSNVILFCDMCNLAVHQECYGVPYIPEGQWLCRRCLQSPSRAVDCALCPNKGGAFKQTDDGRWAHVVCALWIPEVCFANTVFLEPIDSIEHIPPARWKLTCYICKQRGSGACIQCHKANCYTAFHVTCAQQAGLYMKMEPVRETGANGTSFSVRKTAYCDIHTPPGSARRLPALSHSEGEEDEDEEEDEGKGWSSEKVKKAKAKSRIKMKKARKILAEKRAAAPVVSVPCIPPHRLSKITNRLTIQRKSQFMQRLHSYWTLKRQSRNGVPLLRRLQTHLQSQRNCDQVGRDSEDKNWALKEQLKSWQRLRHDLERARLLVELIRKREKLKRETIKVQQIAMEMQLTPFLILLRKTLEQLQEKDTGNIFSEPVPLSEVPDYLDHIKKPMDFFTMKQNLEAYRYLNFDDFEEDFNLIVSNCLKYNAKDTIFYRAAVRLREQGGAVLRQARRQAEKMGIDFETGMHIPHSLAGDEATHHTEDAAEEERLVLLENQKHLPVEEQLKLLLERLDEVNASKQSVGRSRRAKMIKKEMTALRRKLAHQRETGRDGLERHGPSSRGSLTPHPAACDKDGQTDSAAEESSSQETSKGLGPNMSSTPAHEVGRRTSVLFSKKNPKTAGPPKRPGRPPKNRESQMTPSHGGSPVGPPQLPIMSSLRQRKRGRSPRPSSSSDSDSDKSTEDPPMDLPANGFSGGNQPVKKSFLVYRNDCSLPRSSSDSESSSSSSSSAASDRTSTTPSKQGRGKPSFSRGTFPEDSSEDTSGTENEAYSVGTGRGVGHSMVRKSLGRGAGWLSEDEDSPLDALDLVWAKCRGYPSYPALIIDPKMPREGMFHHGVPIPVPPLEVLKLGEQMTQEAREHLYLVLFFDNKRTWQWLPRTKLVPLGVNQDLDKEKMLEGRKSNIRKSVQIAYHRALQHRSKVQGEQSSETSDSD; from the exons ATGGGGGTGGACTTTGATGTGAAGACTTTCTGCCACAACTTGCGGGCGACTAAGCCACCATACGAGTGCCCGGTGGAGACCTGCCGAAAGGTCTACAAGAGTTACAGTGGTATTGAGTACCACCTGTACCACTATGACCACGACAACCCACCACCCCCACAACAGACTCCACTCCGCAAGCACAAGAAGAAGGGGCGCCAGTCACGCCCAGCCAACAAGCAGTCACCCAGCCCCTCAGAGGTCTCACAGTCACCAGGCCGTGAGGTGATGAGCTATGCACAGGCCCAGCGCATGGTGGAGGTAGACTTGCATGGCCGCGTCCACCGCATCAGCATCTTTGACAACTTGGATGTTGTGTCAGAGGATGAGGAAGCCCCCGAGGAGGCCCCTGAGAATGGCAGCAACAAGGAGAACACTGAGACACCAGCTGCTACTCCCAAGTCAGGCAAACATAAGAACAAGGAGAAGCGCAAGGACtccaaccatcaccaccaccacaatgtTTCTGCGAGCACCACTCCCAAGCTGCCAGAGGTGGTCTACCGGGAGCTGGAACAGGACACCCCTGATGCCCCACCCCGGCCAACTTCCTATTACCG GTACATCGAGAAGTCTGCAGAGGAGCTGGACGAGGAAGTAGAGTATGACATGGACGAGGAGGACTACATCTGGCTGGATATCATGAATGAGCGTCGGAAGACAGAGGGTGTAAGTCCCATCCCGCAGGAGATCTTTGAGTACCTAATGGACCGACTGGAGAAGGAGTCGTACTTTGAGAGTCATAATAAAGGCGACCCTAATGCGCTAGTGGACGAGGATGCTGTTTGCTGTATCTGCAATGATGGTGAGTGCCAGAACAGCAATGTCATCCTCTTCTGTGACATGTGCAACCTGGCCGTGCACCAGGAGTGCTACGGTGTCCCCTATATCCCTGAGGGCCAGTGGCTGTGCCGCCGTTGTCTGCAGTCACCCTCTCGTGCTGTGGATTGTGCCCTGTGCCCCAACAAGGGCGGTGCCTTCAAGCAGACAGATGACGGGCGCTGGGCCCATGTGGTGTGTGCCTTGTGGATCCCTGAGGTCTGCTTCGCCAACACGGTCTTCCTAGAGCCTATTGACAGCATTGAGCACATCCCACCAGCTCGCTGGAAGCTCACCTGCTACATTTGCAAACAACGGGGCTCAGGGGCCTGCATCCAGTGCCACAAGGCCAACTGTTACACAGCTTTCCATGTGACATGCGCCCAGCAGGCTGGCCTTTACATGAAGATGGAGCCTGTGCGGGAGACAGGCGCCAACGGCACCTCTTTCAGTGTCCGCAAGACAGCCTACTGTGACATCCACACGCCTCCAGGTTCAGCACGCCGACTGCCTGCCCTGTCCCACAGCGAGGGTGAGGAGGatgaagatgaggaggaggatgagggtaAGGGCTGGAGCTCAGAGAAAGTCAAGAAGGCCAAGGCCAAGTCCCGGATCAAAATGAAGAAGGCACGGAAGATCCTGGCAGAGAAGCGGGCAGCAGCACCTGTGGTGTCAGTGCCCTGCATCCCACCACACAG gcttagtAAAATCACCAACCGCCTGACCATCCAAAGGAAGAGCCAGTTCATGCAGAGGCTGCACAGCTACTGGACACTGAAGCGGCAGTCACGGAATGGGGTCCCATTGCTACGTCGCCTGCAgacacacctgcagtctcagaGGAACTGTGACCAAGTTGGG AGAGATTCTGAGGATAAGAACTGGGCCCTTAAAGAACAGCTCAAGTCCTGGCAGCGGCTCCGGCATGACTTGGAGCGAGCTCGGCTGCTGGTGGAATTGATCCGCAAGCGGGAAAAACTCAAAAGGGAGACG ATCAAGGTTCAGCAGATTGCCATGGAGATGCAGCTGACCCCTTTCCTCATCCTCCTTCGCAAAACCTTGGAGCAGCTCCAAGAGAAGGACACAGGCAACATCTTCAGCGAGCCGGTCCCTCTGTCTGAG gtACCTGACTACCTAGACCACATCAAAAAGCCCATGGACTTTTTCACCATGAAGCAGAACTTGGAGGCTTACCGCTACCTGAATTTTGATGATTTTGAGGAGGACTTCAACCTCATCGTCAGCAACTGCCTCAAGTATAACGCCAAGGACACCATCTTCTACCGGGCAGCAGTGCGGCTTCGTGAGCAGGGTGGTGCTGTGCTCCGCCAGGCCCGGCGCCAGGCAGAAAAAATGGGCATTGACTTTGAGACGGGCATGCATATCCCCCACAGCCTGGCTGGAGATGAGGCCACACACCACACTGAAGATG CAGCCGAGGAAGAGCGGCTGGTCTTGCTGGAGAACCAGAAGCACCTGCCAGTGGAAGAGCAGCTGAAGCTGCTTCTGGAGCGGCTGGATGAAGTAAATGCCAGCAAGCAGAGTGTGGGCCGCTCACGGCGTGCGAAGATGATCAAGAAAGAGATGACGGCACTGCGGCGGAAGCTTGCGCATCAGCGAGAGACGGGACGTGATGGCCTTGAGCGGCATGGCCCCTCGAGCCGGGGCAGTCTGACACCCCACCCGGCAGCCTGTGACAAGGATGGGCAGACAGATAGTGCGGCAGAGGAGAGCAGCAGCCAGGAGACAAGCAAAG GCCTGGGTCCCAACATGTCCTCAACCCCCGCACATGAGGTGGGCAGGAGAACCTCAGTTCTGTTCTCCAAAAAGAACCCGAAGACAGCTGGACCGCCCAAGAGGCCGGGCCGGCCCCCCAAAAACCGGGAGAGCCAGATGACCCCCAGCCACGGAGGCAGTCCTGTGGGGCCCCCCCAGCTCCCCATCATGAGTTCCCTGCGTCAGCGCAAGCGGGGTAGGAGCCCCCGGCCCAGTTCGAGCTCAGACAGCGACAGTGATAAGTCCACAGAAGACCCCCCAATGG ACTTACCAGCCAATGGCTTCAGCGGTGGAAACCAGCCAGTGAAGAAGAGTTTCTTGGTATACCGTAATGACTGCAGCCTTCCCCGGAGCAGCTCAGACTCTGAGTCCAGCAGCAGTAGCAGTAGCAGCGCTGCCTCAGACCGGACCAG CACAACGCCCTCAAAACAAGGCCGGGGCAAACCCTCCTTCTCTCGGGGCACTTTCCCAGAGGACAGCAGTGAGGATACCTCAGGCACTGAGAATGAGGCCTACTCCGTGGGCACTGGCCGCGGCGTGGGCCACAGCA TGGTAAGGAAGAGTCTGGGCCGGGGAGCTGGCTGGCTGTCAGAGGATGAGGACTCCCCGCTGGATGCTCTGGACCTCGTGTGGGCCAAATGCCGGGGGTATCCATCATACCCAGCTCTG ATCATTGATCCAAAGATGCCCCGAGAAGGTATGTTCCACCATGGGGTTCCCATCCCTGTGCCCCCACTGGAGGTGCTGAAACTTGGGGAGCAGATGACCCAGGAAGCCCGAGAGCATCTCTACCTCGTCCTCTTCTTTGACAACAAACGAACCTG GCAGTGGCTGCCCAGGACCAAGCTGGTTCCTCTGGGTGTGAACCAGGACCTAGACAAGGAGAAGATGCTGGAGGGCCGCAAGTCCAACATCCGCAAGTCAGTACAGATTGCCTACCACAGGGCTCTGCAGCACCGCAGCAAGGTGCAAGGCGAGCAGAGCAGTGAGACCAGCGATAGTGATTGA